The DNA region GCACAGGTCGTTTGCCTTGCACTTGTCCAATATGGAATTCGCCCAGGCGTCGGCATTGGACTGGTTGTACACCTCGGAGAAGCCCGAGATGATCCTGCCGGTGAGCAACGGCTTTGCGAACCAGTTTTGAGGGTCGGCCAAGTCAATGCGAACGAACTTGCgaggcacggcggcgtcgtcgcaggTTCCCGCCGAGACCAGGCAGCAGACGAGACCCAGGGAAGAAGCTTTCATTGTGAAAAGTGAAGGGACGAGTATAATGAGATCGGTCTGTTGTTACTGCCGCCTCATCAACAAGTTCTCCAAGACGAGTGAGGGCTCCGGACGCCTTTTATGGAGCGACCAATATTGGGAGGGGGCATGCAACCCTTGACGCTTACGGACGCCCTGAGCTACACAACATACTCTtcggctgccgctgccgcgatACGAAGTGATGAGACCAAACAACCCGTTCGACGTGACCGCCGTGACGAATACGTCAAGATCAGACATTTCGGGGAACACCGTGATAAGACTCGCATCACGCCTGGTCGGAAGCTGACGTGGGGACACCGAGGCCAGGCACAGGGGTTGGATGATGGCGGCTTCATGTTTGATCACATTCGGATCGCCCAAAGCGGTTCATGCTATGAGTCGGCAGCTACCGAAATTGATACGTCTAATGATCTACGGACCGATACAAGTCAAGGTCGCTCCCCCATTCATCGATCACGGCACCCagctctcctcgtcccgtCTTCTGGTCATATGCCCGGCATTCTCTCTCTACCGCGTGAAAAACTGCACGAATGACGGCGACATCCCCCTCCAGCATCCCAGTTACATACTCCAGAAGACGCCCGTCCTGCCACTCTGCGCTCGGCAGGGGATGATTCGTCAGCTCCCATTGCAGATACTTGTTATATGGGCGGACtctgccagccagcgcaaAGACAAGGTCAAGCATAGGGACGATAGCTTCCACCGAGTCCAACCGCGAAGCCTGAGGCCGCCCATCGCGATGCGACTTCAGAGCTCGGTAGGTTTCGTTGATGAACCAGTCCACGCGTGAGTCGTCGATCAACAGTTTCCGGATCTCATCATCGCTCAGCgttgcctgccgccgcacagccCTTGTGATTCGTCCCCCTGTCGAGTCTCGGAGGACCTGTGCCCAAGCGTATGACCAGCGTTCCCATGCTCCCTCGGAGCCAACGGGCTTGATCGTCTCAATCTCTGTCAACGTCTTGGGGAGCTCGTCAATTGCCAAAGTCTTCCTGTCTTCGCGCGGATTGTCCGTCTCTGATTCATCGCGAATCACCAAGACGTCCACATCAGAGTACTGGGTTGCCATGCCACGTGCTGCGGATCCAGTCAGGACAATACCGATGATGGTTGGGTCGGGGCGGGACATGAGTTCTGCCAAAGCCTCCAGGGATGCTTTTGGCAGAAGGCCATTTTCTTGCGCAACGGTGTTGACGGCCATCCTAGGGTCAAAGGTTTCTGCAATTTAAATGAATAGGTGAAGTTGAAAAAGGACCTTTCAAAATTCGGAAGAATGAGAAATGTATTCAGTAACGGCGTAATGGAACTCATGTGCTTTATACTCTAGTGATTATACTCGATTGATATTGCATCCCGTACATAGTTATTTCGGCGCATCCTAGCTCTCAGTCGGCCTGACTCACGCCGAACACGAGAAGACACGCAAAATATACGTGCATCCCATACCCAGTCATTTCGGGCGCATCCTGCCTTGCAGTCGGCCTGACTCACGCCGATTAGGGTAAGAGTCGAAGATGCCGTATTTAGATACGAGCATCGGTATCCCGAAGCAGTGCTAGAAAGCTACGCGCGTAGCTTCATATAGTTTTATATAAAACTGAAATAAGCCCTAGAGCCGGATTTATATAAAACTATAACTCTCTAGGTTTTAAATATTTAGTCGGTTGTATATAATTTTATATGGTTTTTATATGTAGTCCCGAGACGACATGAGTgaccaaaaaaaaagcaaTGCGTCGGGAGGCAGCGCTCCCGTTGGACTGATCAGCTTGAGGTCTGTAAGTTACAGTCGCACACAGTAGACAATGGATGACCCTCCGAGACTACGCACATCTGGAtcgctgcagcagcgagccaCCTTTTCGATCCTGGAACGAGCAAGCTCCCAGCCGTATCGAGTTAATGCGGGTGGATTTACTGTGCAACGTGAAATGTCATCAGCCCATGGGAACACGGTCGTCAAGGTCGCATCTCGAGAACTAGGCAACGCCAACGTAGCACCAGAGAGATCGAATGATAGATGGG from Purpureocillium takamizusanense chromosome 3, complete sequence includes:
- a CDS encoding uncharacterized protein (EggNog:ENOG503P7EA~SECRETED:SignalP(1-18~SECRETED:cutsite=GTC-DD~SECRETED:prob=0.6167)), with protein sequence MKASSLGLVCCLVSAGTCDDAAVPRKFVRIDLADPQNWFAKPLLTGRIISGFSEVYNQSNADAWANSILDKCKANDLCTSCISLSADNNGDGRKWYGYLFKGKPTSAADYERMPGKLQDSVIHTEAR
- a CDS encoding uncharacterized protein (EggNog:ENOG502I1CC~COG:S), with translation MAVNTVAQENGLLPKASLEALAELMSRPDPTIIGIVLTGSAARGMATQYSDVDVLVIRDESETDNPREDRKTLAIDELPKTLTEIETIKPVGSEGAWERWSYAWAQVLRDSTGGRITRAVRRQATLSDDEIRKLLIDDSRVDWFINETYRALKSHRDGRPQASRLDSVEAIVPMLDLVFALAGRVRPYNKYLQWELTNHPLPSAEWQDGRLLEYVTGMLEGDVAVIRAVFHAVERECRAYDQKTGRGELGAVIDEWGSDLDLYRSVDH